In Corticium candelabrum chromosome 1, ooCorCand1.1, whole genome shotgun sequence, the genomic stretch ATATCATACAGGTTCATACCACACCTCGTCATAAAATAGAACTGGCGAGAAGTCGATCTGTCTACAGAAATCCACGTACAAAGAATAACCTAGAAAACGCAAAACGAGATATTAGAATTAactcagacaaacaaaatcgAATCACGAGAGACAAACGTCGACGTTAGTAAAAAAAGTCGCCAACTAGATAATCAACAGAAATGTTGTCATTTCCTACCCCGACATAGTGACCAATAACGCCTACAACTGGAGAGCCAAGAGAAGTACATGCACTGACACACTAAAAGGCTTCGCCGCTCAACGACAAGCCGAACGAACGCGACGCCAAACGAACAGCTCGACGAAACCTCACGCGAACAGCAAGAAAAAAACCAACGTCGACATATCCGTCAAAACATGAGTCCAACACGTTCGCCTCCGTCAAGATGATGACAACTTACCGATCTTCTGACTGAATATGAGGTCAAACGTCACCCTCCCTCGTTCCTTCAAGTACAAATGCATAACATTGTGAACGCTGagaaacagagacacacacgtTGAGTGATAATCTCGCAGCGACTTAGTACAAGCCGGCTAGGACTTACCTCGCGTCCGGAAGGACAACGTTCCTCGAACAACGCGAGATTGTCTGATTTCTAGACTTCTCTATCGCCATTATGTAGGAGATGTCTGTAAACACGGCTTCCAAATCGGCCATGGCTACGTAGAGTAGCGACGAGACAACTTCACAACTCTGTTCCAGTGTACATCCGGGTTTTCTAACTCCTCGGGGATGCGCCGCAGCTGCGCGTGCAATAGGCCGGCCTAGGCCAGCGCACATTCCACCGCCAATGCGTACTTTGCCCGCACACGTAACTGTGCTGCCCACGTAATTTGCCAACTTCTTGCATCTGCAAACCGTGCACGTACATTGTAGAAGCTTGCGGCAAAGCGAGCCCAATCTAACTCGTCGGCAGATGCGTGTTTGCAACTAGTTAACTAAATTACCGTACACGCGTGTACAGCATCACTTGACGAATGACGCTCTACAAATCGTTAGGAAAGATAAGGCTTAGTAATAGCTACGAAATCGTCGGCAGCCAAGGCGCCATTTTAGGACGGTGACAATTATCCGAGAAGCTTCTAGTTACCCGATGTACGGGTCTCTCGTTGATGGCCTATGACGTAATACTATATATAGCACGATTGTTGGAAATAGctagatgtttgtgtgtagtcaCGCACTAGGCATGCCATcgaaaatataatatattgtattataaaaatgtgtgtgtgtgcgtgcgtgcgtgtgtgtgtgtgtgtgtgtgtgtgtgtgtgtgtgtgtgtgtgtgtgtttgtgtgtgtgtccgaaAAATGATGATAGAAGGTAGTGTGTTGTCTTTAATATTATTACTAGgtaataattaagttaatctTACAGTAGTTTTCTGATTGcgtttttagttaattaataacttcGCGTGGCAACTTCGTTTCCGGTCATGTGAAGCCTACGTATAATCGCGCGCGTTATTCCACCACCTAAGGCGAAAGCCTGCAACAGTTTGCTCAGCATACTAAATCTAGCCAAACAACTTCTAGCCACGCATGGAGCAAACTTCGGTATAGAATTGGTGTAAACATTAATTACGTAAACAGTTAGAACTCTGACAGTAAACCTAGCTCTAGAAAGGTGCTAGAAGTAGAGATAGTAGATAGTAGAACGACTAAATCACAAGCTGTTGTTCCAATCTCCTAATTTGAGAACCTCATTCACGTCAAGGATTCTAGATCATATACCATTTTACAAACTTGTACGGTACTGTCAGTATCTAGACGTATCctcagtggcgtaggaagatgttcatgATCACGAACGGGGGAGGGCGGATGTACGTGGATATCATCATGAGTACGtaaaaactacctcgcttgccagacagtaaacagatttgcaataGTCATTCGCACAAAAAATATCAAATCCTACACTGATCATGAGCGAGGGAGCTTCATCCCCTATCCCCTGCTTCCTAGGTGTTAAACACAGCATCCTACCGTTGCAACTTTAGTACTAACAATTATTTTGTGGAGTCGAAAAATTTTCCCCACACCATCTAGATCAAGCATGCGCAAAATATGTCTTCACAATGAAAGCAAGCAAGGCCAAGGGACAAAGCAGTCGTAAGCCGCCCAGATCAAAGGCAGCACGCGACGGTCCGACGTCAAGCAAGAACAAGAGAACAACCGACTGCGGCTCAACTTCCCTCGCATTGCTTCTGCTGGTGGTCGGTTCCGTCGCACTGCACGTCCACATTGCTCTAGACAAGAACAATTGGTGGCAACTACACGCTGATGAGGTGTATCAGACGTTAGAAGGTAACTCTAGTGCTCACACTAAGCGCATGCAACATGCattgcatgcaacatgcaACAAGCAACAAGCAACAAGCGGAGGGCGTGGCGTGCAACATCTAGCAAGCAGTCAAATCGATGCAAGGAAAAGTTGCAATCAATGTATGCGGTCACAATAGTAGGTTTCCTGGCACTAGGACGGAGAGCTTTCATTCTCGTTGTACACACACGTAGTCGTTCTGCTCGAATGGCGAATGACTTGTGTCACGCCCACCGAGCAGCCAGCAACGCCCACCAAACAGAGTGACCAGACcgtttctcttctttctgtgTATTTCTCTGTTGACTCGTTCGATCGACTGTCGCCTAGTTGCCTGTATGTTGTAGTGGCTCATATCGAATTGTACGGCTACGGTTTTCTACCCTACGAATTCAGCGGCGTTCCGCCATCCAACGACACCTCCCGGTCACTAGTGGAACGAGCAAATGCCGAACGAGGTATGTACGCAATGAGGTCGGCCATCGTTCCGAAAATATTCAAAATGGTAATTCGGTTCGGCTCTTGGATTTCTCCAAATACGCCACCATACCAGGTTTGTCTCACATTTTAGTACAGTGCTCTATGGTACACTGAGGCCGCTCtaagaaataaatatattagtttcTGGTCGCCGCCCGCTTGATTTTTTGGCTCAGATCAAGAAAAACAAGCTAttattacgcatgcgcagtagacAACACTGGATGCTACCCTACCCTGTGTTTAGAGTGCTGCAAGTCCAAAGAAACTGTGCAAAATAGTAAAAAATTTACGTCATTATTGCCGtactttttgtgtttgttaccTTCGGTACAGATAGAAACAGTGACGTCAAATCATGTTAGTAGATTAGAAATGGACCTAAACTGTTGCATAGTTTGTCTTCAGAGTTCATACCATTGAAATTAATTTGGTGGTACGGTGGGCTTGGCATAAAGATAACAATATTAGTAATAATACAGAACTGCGGACTAGAAACTAATGTATTCCTTGGAGTGGTCTGACTGTCATCCGAATCATTATTGTCTTGAAGATAGCCAAgatgtgtcacagtgtgtggaCAGGGTTATTACCAGGATGTGTCTTTCTCTTTGCTCTGGTGCTTCTCCGCCGTCGACTGGAGGCACTGCTAGCGGCCAGTCTGGTTGCTCTCTCGGAACCGTTGCTGGTGCTCGGAACTCACACACTGATAAACAGCCTCGTCAGTCCGCCACTATTCGCCGCCCTGGCAGTGGCAATAGGTGTGATTGACCACACTTTGAAAATTCAAAACTCACTGGACACGCACAAACGAGTAAAAAAGAAATCTGATGACACTCGTGAACACTCGACAATACCGGCTGGTCATTCCTATGCATACACGTTATGGTGGCTCAACTTGCCTGTAGCAGGAACCATCATTGGTATTCTCTGCTATGTGAGGATTGATGTGTTTCTATTTGTCGGTGTGCTGCTGGCAATGCTTTACTCCACCAAACTCTCTCACTTGATATCGAGATTTCGAGCCATTTTGCCAGTGATCGTTTCACTCGGATTGTCCTTCATTGGTGGATTCCTATTGGCAGGCTACTCTGACCGTCTCTTCTACGGTCAGTGGTTCATCACTCCAATTCAATGGTTTAGATTCAACGTTCATCTCGACCTGGCCACTGAGATATTTGGTGGTCACAGCTGGTTCATGTATATCCAGCGTATCCTGGTGGAAGATCCGGTCTTCCTAGTATTCATGATCATTTCAGTCTATGGCAGCATGCACGTTGCATGCGAAAAAAAGAGTACAAGAAGAGTACACCTTCTCGTTTGTCTCATTCTCTTGCTACTCGTGTACTCGACAAAAGGCCACAAAGAAGTCCGATTCCTACACGACTGGATAGTTCTGGCACTCGTCTTCTGTGCAAACGGTATCTACACAGTTTCAGAGCATATCGCAGACAGACTCAGTCAAGAGAAAAGGCATCAGATAGCCCTACTCTTGTCTCTTCTAACCGTATTCGCAGCCAACTCATATTATCGATTTCCTTCTGCCAGAGATGGCTCAAACAAGCGTTGGGCATACAAGAGAGCCACCGACTCTGGATATGTCAatctttgtcttcaatgggTTGGAAAACAAGACGATTCGACGGGTGTTTTTGTAGACCACGATGTGTATGGTTTTGGAGGATACACAATTTTACGAAAACGAATCCCGATCATAGCCAAAATGAATGCAGAATTCAGAGAATGGGACACAGTCACAAGAACTCGTTCGGCCAGTCTCTATACAGTCAACGGTTTTGTGAACGCTACCTCATTCGACGATTTCAGACTGTGGGTCACTGTCCAGAATGTCCCACGTATTGTCAAATACCTGCTAATGACTCCTCTGTATAACTACGTCATTGTCCCGGCCGACCGTCAGTTTGTAGAGGTCGGGTTCAATGAGGTGAATCGTTTCGGATCGGTGCGAGTCCTCGAAAGAGACAAAAGCGAGCAAATGAAAAGACACTTATACAACATGGGCGACAAGCTCAAGTACGGTCTGGACCCAGATGTTTTAGAAACAGAAGGTCGAACACTCTACTCGTCGGGTTTCTATGCTCAAGCATTGGAACGATTAAAGGCGGCCTTGCAACTGGACCCTAAGCGTGTCCAGTTGCAAGACTTGGTAAAGTCAGCAGAGATTAAACTCAATCAACTTCCTCAAGTTGATTAACAGTCAACTAAGATAGCAGTTTTTCACAAGTCTTCTACACAATTTCTGTTTCTAAAATCCACAATTCGAAAAAACGCCTATACTCTAGACCGACAATATAATTTGTATGTTCTCGCTATGTCTATCGGTCGTCTCTCCATACATTATATCACCATTATTACACATAAAGTTATATATACACTACAGGGTGGCACGTGCTTCCTGGGGTAAGCAATGTCCACCCTATTTGACCTATGGGGTAAAACAGCACTAACTTTCAAAGCCATTCATACCAAACATTAGAGACTGGCTCCGGCTCCAGAGGCAGGAAACTGGTCCGATGAAGGGTTAGACATCCGTCGCAACACCCTGCCTGGGACTGAACGACCTTCGTGTGACAACAGAAGAGGTCGAAAAGCTTTAGGGCCTGACTGCATAATGAGTTCGACGTTGGCAACGGCTAAGCTAAGTTGCTTGAACCACACTTCGTATTCTGGCTTGCTCTGTAAGACAACAGCAATCGAGACCAAGCTTTACATGATAAACATCAATTTACCTCCGGTCGAAGGATGTAATCGCGTTCACTGAGACCTTCCTTCATTGACAGCTTTAGACATTTCGCTCCCTTAATCGGTATCTCCACCACTGCTCCCACATTCTCGATTGTTATCATATTAGACACGGGAGTCTGCAATTTGGTAACAACGACAGCGTAAAGTATAGTCATTAGATCTAGTAAGTGGGTAACGAACGTTGAGATCTTCACTCCATTCCAGACGATTCGGGTAGAGACGATAATAACGTTTATGCCACATCACACTAAAAGGACCACTCTGTTTCTGCAGATAGCCTTGCACCAAGCAATCGCCCTCTTGCCTACTAGCAGCCTTGACATCATAGATAATACCTAATAGTATAGCATTAGTACAGTGAAGTACAGCAAGCACTTAATAGAGTTTACTTTCATCCAGCGATGTATTCCGTTTCATCTTGTTGATCTTCTTGCTCATGATACGATCACATTCACCATTGACCACATCAAACACCGTTGTTACTACAACAAATGAATTCAAACAAGTTGTTAGCATACGATATTACATAGTATCAACTAACCACATATCTCTTCCTGCCAGCGAGCCGACACGACCATGTCAAATCCCTTATATCTTGATTGATCTTCTTCGGTGAGCTGTGAACAAAGTGCAAACTCAATACGTTGAACAATATGAAACAAATAACACTGCCTTGATTCCTTTCACATCATCATCCTCAAACACTCCAATTTGAAAAGCATGTGCAGCATTTACTTCACCTTTTGGTGGGACAAAGGGTGGTTTACACTGAAGAACAGTAACAGAACAACTACCGACTGCTCGTAACATTAACAAATctccacaaacagacatacaccgATCTCAATTTTTCTAACCAATCTATTGTACACCTGTATATTTTTCCAACTACAAATTGTAATAATTCGATACCACGATAATAGGGTCTATGGCTGTACTGATTCAATAAACTACAAAACTACTGATCAGGTATTGGCTATACACTAGTTTCTGAAAATGGTGATAAGCTTtcttcaacaaacaaactgttgaaaTCACCCGCTGACATACTCTCGTTCCAGTCTCCAACATTTGTAATGATGCCATTGTCGCTGTCAGGAAGTGTGCCACATTCTCCAGCAAAACCAACATAATCATAAAAGACGCAGTACAGCAGCAAAGCTGCATGCAAATCGAAGTCAATAGACAGTGGAGCTAATACTCCAATCAACGGTTCAACCCACAGATAGCCATGGTGAATGAGTATGTGCTCATTCTTGTCAAACTCTtctctctgtatgtccatTATTAAAAGACTTATTGAACAGACTACAAGAAGTCCAAGAACAACTTCTGTAAGAGAGTCGTTTCTCTTTCTAAAAGTGGCTCCTTTATGCATTCTAAATATCCAAATAACAACAAGTTTCAGCACAGCTGACACGACTGCACTAAAAACATCAACTTGAGGCCAGCCAGTGACAAAAAACCGATTCTCCTTCGAAagtaagacaaacaacaaaaaatggTAGATCACTCCTCCAAAGATGCAAAAAATGGTGACAGCTGTTAACTCTGGATTAAAGACAAGATCTTTCACTCTTTCGAGCAAAGTCATTCGAGTTTTGATGCTCCAATGGCAACAAGGACTGCTTGGAATAAGCAGGAAACAGCAACAAGAAATGACAATTATGTGAATGACAAGTTCTGGTGCATACTTTGCTACGTCATCATCTTTTAGCAATTTCAGAGAGTAGCCCAAAACAACAGGTGGAATCAAGATGAAGAGCAGCCCAAAGAAAGAAAATGCCCGTATAAATCCTTCTGTTCCTACCTGCTTACTACTAATGGCTTCAGCAGTAAAGAAGAACTTATCTCCAGACATTCTCGAAAGTCTAATCGAAACACCATAGTTTAGATTTGTACGTTTTAACATAAATTTCAATGTCGGTGACAAAGTCCTCTTAATCCTCGAGGCAACAGAAAATTCACTATGTGACTTATTGAGCATTCCTTTGTTATTTTGGACAGTTTCCTTCAGTGATAACTCATCTTTTGAAGTGTTTAAATCACACATAAGAATTTTGATTACAGCTCCAACTTGGTCTATGGCTCTGGCTAGACCTTCAGTTTGGCTCTCATACTTTCGAATAGTTTTCTCTGCTAAAGTAGTTTGCTCCTTTGTCAGTTCATTTGATTCCTTATCACTACTCTCTTTTTTGCTGCTTGCTTCTTGTGTGTCACGGTCATAATCGTCAGAATGCATAGCCAGCATGAGGAAGAGCAGTGCCGACAAAATACGTAAAGCAACTAAGGCTGCCTTAAAAATGGGCTTGCAAATAATCCAAAAATCATCACCAAATAAAATGGCATTGTCGGGCTCCACACGACAAGCAGCATCAAAAAGAGCATCAGCCCACAAGGCGAAGTTCATTATGGCTTGAGAGACGAGTATACATTTGAAGAAGATACCAGACTTAACTCTGTTCACACTTCGATGATTTACCTCATAGACAAGATACACTCCTAGGTAACACGTGATCAACACAGATGTTTCAAGTCATCACTATTCTCACAGCAAGCGTAATCGGCAAACAAACTGACCTTGAAACAGATGAGACAGCATGCTCAGAACCGTGTGACTGCCTTCCGCACGACTCCGACTACAGTGTACGACCTTCATAAACACGACACCTTCGTACAGCACAGCTAAACCGGTACAGGAATACACCACCCAACAGATACGACGGTGGTTTTCGCTGTGCCGATTCAGATGGCCTTCACTGATTCTACCGCTGCCCGCTCGTCGTTCCCAGATGCGATACAACAAGCATCCGACACTGAGGAAGCTTGTCAGAGTCGCCACAAGACTGAAATACACCCACGCCAGTTCGCTTCTTCCAGTGTTGCCAAATATGAGACCAGGGTCGATGGCCAATGGTCTCGAATTGTTGTTGAGTTCGATGTGACACACGTATGTTCCGTTTTCGTTCAATCCGCCGAGGGAGTCGTTGAAGCGTCCGCATGAGTTCTTCGATTTGCCAAAAAATCGATTCACATCGACCAGGACAATGGCAAAGCACACAATGATAACGAAACCGATCAAGGTACAACCGGCTACTACACGTACTCGCAGAGCCACTATCATCGTATCCGGGACTAAAGTGCGGCACGCACGTGCGCAAAGGTCACCTCAAAGCCACAGTtgttagcctcgaacttccagatcAGAGCGCGCGCGAATTTGAATGCATGCAAGtacacaaatgcaacaataagcaatcaaacaaacaatcaaacaaacagtcacacaaacaatcaaacaaacaatcgaacaaacaatcaaacaaacaatcaaacaaacaattgttAGATAGACAACGAGCAATATCGTTTTAACTGCTGCctaatattattttagttaattaactaaacaaacTACACAAAAATGACTCCAGCATTATACCTTCAACGCTTCCACATCTTCCCACACCGTCTCTGCGAAAAATGCGTCTTGCTTCACAGCAAAAGAGCTAATCAGACGCCTCTAGTTAGATGTCCTTTTCTCACAGCAAGAAAACAATCTCACCCTTCTCTGCCCAATCGACAAGAAGGATCTTTCACCAACAAGGAACTTATTATTGACCTTGCTTCATCTGACCAAGCTGAGGGCAAATTGACTTCCTACACATTACAGCATTCATACAAGTCTTTAGTATGAACTGCAGTTCCACCCTGCTTATCTCAAACATAACCAATTTGATacacttaatttaattaaacaagaaaAGTCAATATTAGAACGCCTATTGTAAAATGCTGTTTATCTACTAGATAGAAATATCCATAAACTCGGGCTATTTAATTCTTATTGGATACTAAAGCTGATTGCCAGTGTGTTCACTCATTGCAGTTTCAGCTGTTATTTTGTTCATCATACCCAGCACAACTGACTAGTCTGGAATAAGAAAAGCTATCCTCCTTTTTCTGCTATTCACGCTAAATCCTGCATCACCATCCATCCCTGTCAAACCATAGTTGCAAAGCTGAGCATAATACCAAACTAGAACAAGTATCAGAAGCGTAATTGTCCAAATCAGACTTTGTTGATTGGTTTTCTTTGACATTTGAGGACAACTGTGCATTTATTCCTTGCATCAGTATCATGTCGTACACGCATTATTACAAACTACAACTGTTGAAATGCTTTTGTAATTGCCTCCTTGATCTTGCTCATCATAACAACTACTGTCACTCATATCAATACGTGCTGTGCATTCTCAAACCCTTTCAGTATTACAAtttttaaacaaatttttcaaatatatatgtaaataGCAAAACACAGTTACACACGCAGAACCCACTAATACAAGCTGCTCACCATTGTGAGAGTTTGCTTGTCAATATCTGTGCGATCCCGACTTCGGAATGGACTGTGACTACAAAAAAACATGTCACAAATGTCAATTGCAAGCAACACTAATATTTACCCTGACAACATCTTGTACATTATACAGCCAAATGAGAACCAATCAGCACAACAATCatactgtttgtctttctgaaGAACTTCAGGTGCCATGTAGCCATGTGTACCTCTACAACAATAAACTATGTAACTACAACACATTCTGCACTAACATCAACAGGTCAGCAATGTCAACAATGTCAACCCAAACCAGCATGTATACACATATCTAATAGACATACCACAATGTATAAAAGTTTCCATTAACTTCTTGTTTTGACCTTCATATTAAAAACAGCAAAAATATTGATGTGACAAGTTGACAAAAAGCATTGCTGTACTCTACAGGTACCAATTTCACACATATCTGAACAAGTGCCTCTCTACGATAAACATCCTAGTGTAGCTTGAAAAAGCCATGTGCAGTAAACTACAGTCAGGTTCAGCCTTATAAATGGGTGCTTTGATGTGAGTGTTGTAACATGCACTGTCAGTCTACAGTGCTGCATATTTGTTGCACATCATTTTGCCAGGTATGGTCTGGACGAGTGCAATCATACAAAACCGCCTCTGCTTGAATGACATCCCCCTGTGCAGTCATTCGAATACATGCGAGTTAGATTTCAAAAGGGGCCCAGGACTCTTTTTGAGACATTTACAGTACTAATTGTTCATGCTCAAACACACCCAGTTTATGTTTAACTCAAAACACATCGTCAGAATGCATAGCATTACTAAGAACATCAGCAGAGAATCTGTCAATGCTTTGGACTCTCCAGTCCTGCTCAATAGGACAAAATACCATAACCATTCACTCGACAGCATTATTCACTTGGCCCATTGGTTCTAGAGTCAGAAGTGATGATAGCCAAGCTTTACTAGTAAgattacacaaacatcaacacaacatacaacagAACAATAAGTAGCCTATTAAAGTTTTGTGACAAACTAAGAGCTTTCTGAAGTGTGCCAGTCATGTGCCACATCATGTACACcctttgtttatgttgtttatATACTAAACAAGTGATGTCTATTATCAGAAAACATATGCTTTCCAATGTGTAAATCGAGAGCATGGAATAAAAATGGCCTAAGGATACAGTCACATAGCCCACAAAAATTAGCAAATGGTGTCCTactgaatgtgtgtgtgtgtgtgtgtgtgtgtgtgtgtgtgtgtgtgtgtgtgtgtgtgtgtgtgtgtgtgtgtgtgtacaaaaaTGCTCTACCATTAATTCAAAACTTTACCCCTAGACCATTTGCAGCCCAATCATCAAGAATCACCATCACGATAAAAAGAACAATTTCATTTACATGGTCAATCGTATCCCCTCCTTCTCCAGCAAAAGTAAACTGTAGTTTAGAAGCTCTACTAGACTACTCACACTGACAACACTACCCCTAACATAACAAATAGCCACACTATAGAGATGCAGTCGATTATTCTTAAAGACTGAATTTGCATCTGTAGGACAACTGTCTACAACCTTCTACTTTTTCCATGTAATACAAATAATCTACCATACCATTGTCACGCCATTGTCCAAAGGACAATTGACTATAAACTGCATCTACTTTTCTATAGATGCCATATTTTCTAGGTCGGTGAGACGATTCTCATCATGTACTgttcatttttgttaatttaaataccaaacacacacagtgtaaTGATTTCACTACACACATATACACGTACACTCTTTCATATGGCTTTGCTTTCGAAATGTCATATGCCAATCCTAAGTCTGTTATCTTCAGATGACCTTTCGCCGACAGCAAACAGTTGGCAGGCTGCAATATAATGTCATTTGCCATTCCACTGagtgacaacaaacagaccatGTCAAATCTCACCTTAAGATCTCTATACACAATTTGCAAACTATGCAAGTGCTCTAATGCAAGAATAATTTCTTGAGCATAAAATCTTACCTGTATGCAAAAGAGTACAAGGAAATAAATATCACTACCAATCGTGCAGTACAACAGTACAACAGTACAACAGTACAACAGTACAACAGTACAACAGTACAACAGTACAATagtacaacagacaaataaagtATACAACACAGTAAAAGGCCAGCCATTGATTGAAATGTATTTACATAAACTTAATGGTCCATCCAGAGTTTTCAATACTTTCTGGCTGACTCATTTCAAATCTCAGAAACAAATACCATGGTAGAGTGTCACTACATctgtatgcatgcaaacagCACTCTGTGCATCTGCATTTGACTGATtcagaaaacaaaaattattgtCTGTCATACCAATACCTAAATCAGTGCATGTGACTGACCAAAATATTTGTCAACACGCAATTAATCAGTTAGATGACTCAAAACAGTGGTGTAGCCGGACTCTTCTTCAAAGGAGTG encodes the following:
- the LOC134195393 gene encoding beta-adrenergic receptor kinase 1-like; this encodes MTDLEAVLADVSYIMAMEKSREQPAARASRKIQLPDASVHSVMHQYLAERGEVTFRCIFSQTIGYRLYADFGQEMRHQPLIFYDEILQYEKISKKEDRLSCARRLYDSFIMPDLLIRTKSYSQTAENGVKLLLQQQQAPQTLFSQYKIEVFDKLHAGDNLFDEFLISNQYVRFCQWKNLELNQSLTMHEFTVHRIIGRGGFGEVYGCRKIDTGMMYAMKCLDKKRLKLKKGESGPINERNMLALVNNPFVVCMTYAFQTPGKICIVLDLMNGGDLNYHLAYYKAFSESWVRFYAQEIILALEHLHSLQIVYRDLKPANCLLSAKGHLKITDLGLAYDISKAKPYERVGTHGYMAPEVLQKDKQYDCCADWFSFGCIMYKMLSGHSPFRSRDRTDIDKQTLTMEVNLPSAWSDEARSIISSLLVKDPSCRLGREGSFAVKQDAFFAETVWEDVEALKCKPPFVPPKGEVNAAHAFQIGVFEDDDVKGIKLTEEDQSRYKGFDMVVSARWQEEICVTTVFDVVNGECDRIMSKKINKMKRNTSLDESIIYDVKAASRQEGDCLVQGYLQKQSGPFSVMWHKRYYRLYPNRLEWSEDLNTPVSNMITIENVGAVVEIPIKGAKCLKLSMKEGLSERDYILRPESKPEYEVWFKQLSLAVANVELIMQSGPKAFRPLLLSHEGRSVPGRVLRRMSNPSSDQFPASGAGASL
- the LOC134195383 gene encoding uncharacterized protein LOC134195383; protein product: MIVALRVRVVAGCTLIGFVIIVCFAIVLVDVNRFFGKSKNSCGRFNDSLGGLNENGTYVCHIELNNNSRPLAIDPGLIFGNTGRSELAWVYFSLVATLTSFLSVGCLLYRIWERRAGSGRISEGHLNRHSENHRRICWVVYSCTGLAVLYEGVVFMKVVHCSRSRAEGSHTVLSMLSHLFQGVYLVYEVNHRSVNRVKSGIFFKCILVSQAIMNFALWADALFDAACRVEPDNAILFGDDFWIICKPIFKAALVALRILSALLFLMLAMHSDDYDRDTQEASSKKESSDKESNELTKEQTTLAEKTIRKYESQTEGLARAIDQVGAVIKILMCDLNTSKDELSLKETVQNNKGMLNKSHSEFSVASRIKRTLSPTLKFMLKRTNLNYGVSIRLSRMSGDKFFFTAEAISSKQVGTEGFIRAFSFFGLLFILIPPVVLGYSLKLLKDDDVAKYAPELVIHIIVISCCCFLLIPSSPCCHWSIKTRMTLLERVKDLVFNPELTAVTIFCIFGGVIYHFLLFVLLSKENRFFVTGWPQVDVFSAVVSAVLKLVVIWIFRMHKGATFRKRNDSLTEVVLGLLVVCSISLLIMDIQREEFDKNEHILIHHGYLWVEPLIGVLAPLSIDFDLHAALLLYCVFYDYVGFAGECGTLPDSDNGIITNVGDWNESMSAGDFNSLFVEESLSPFSETSV
- the LOC134198562 gene encoding uncharacterized protein LOC134198562; translated protein: MKASKAKGQSSRKPPRSKAARDGPTSSKNKRTTDCGSTSLALLLLVVGSVALHVHIALDKNNWWQLHADEVYQTLEVAHIELYGYGFLPYEFSGVPPSNDTSRSLVERANAERGMYAMRSAIVPKIFKMVIRFGSWISPNTPPYQIAKMCHSVWTGLLPGCVFLFALVLLRRRLEALLAASLVALSEPLLVLGTHTLINSLVSPPLFAALAVAIGVIDHTLKIQNSLDTHKRVKKKSDDTREHSTIPAGHSYAYTLWWLNLPVAGTIIGILCYVRIDVFLFVGVLLAMLYSTKLSHLISRFRAILPVIVSLGLSFIGGFLLAGYSDRLFYGQWFITPIQWFRFNVHLDLATEIFGGHSWFMYIQRILVEDPVFLVFMIISVYGSMHVACEKKSTRRVHLLVCLILLLLVYSTKGHKEVRFLHDWIVLALVFCANGIYTVSEHIADRLSQEKRHQIALLLSLLTVFAANSYYRFPSARDGSNKRWAYKRATDSGYVNLCLQWVGKQDDSTGVFVDHDVYGFGGYTILRKRIPIIAKMNAEFREWDTVTRTRSASLYTVNGFVNATSFDDFRLWVTVQNVPRIVKYLLMTPLYNYVIVPADRQFVEVGFNEVNRFGSVRVLERDKSEQMKRHLYNMGDKLKYGLDPDVLETEGRTLYSSGFYAQALERLKAALQLDPKRVQLQDLVKSAEIKLNQLPQVD